The following coding sequences lie in one Halogeometricum rufum genomic window:
- a CDS encoding uracil-xanthine permease family protein — MSRSDDSFVEYGIEDEPPLGTSLLLGVQHYLTMVGANIAVPLILAGALGMPAEIIPRFVGTFFVVSGVATLAQTTFGNRYPIVQGAPFSMLAPALAVVGVVTAADPAGPAWQTALLQLQGAIIAAAAVEIAVGYFGLLGKLRSFLSPVVIAPTIALIGLALFNTPQVTSAGGNVSLLALTLLLIVLFSQYVDTAHRAFQLFPVLLGIVVAYLVAAVLSVTGVYAPGTPGYVDLGSVLAAPALMPIFPLQWGFAGGPYAVTVGLPLVGKVAFGVPQFTSSFVIGMLAGVCASMIESLGDYHAVARLSGVGAPSERRINHGIGMEGIMNVFSGLMGGSGSTSYSENIGAIGLTGVASRYVVQVGAAVMLVVGFVGYFGQLVATIPDPIVGGLYIAMFGQIVAVGLSNLKYVDLDSSRNIFVVGVALFVGLAVPTYMGNVGSAAAFQEGMRGVAYLGPVLGTQVVSYTVFVIGSTGMAVGGLFAFLLDNTIEGTREERGLEEWEESAEADEDFASAYDRFVRGGETKGD; from the coding sequence ATGAGCCGGTCCGACGACTCCTTCGTGGAGTACGGTATCGAAGACGAACCGCCCCTCGGCACCTCACTTCTCCTCGGCGTTCAACACTACCTCACGATGGTCGGCGCGAACATCGCCGTCCCCCTCATCCTCGCGGGCGCACTCGGGATGCCCGCGGAGATAATCCCGCGGTTCGTCGGCACGTTCTTCGTCGTCTCCGGCGTCGCCACGCTGGCGCAGACGACGTTCGGCAACCGCTACCCCATCGTGCAGGGCGCGCCGTTCTCGATGCTGGCGCCCGCCCTCGCCGTCGTGGGCGTCGTCACCGCCGCCGATCCGGCCGGGCCGGCGTGGCAGACGGCCCTTCTCCAACTGCAGGGGGCGATAATCGCCGCCGCCGCCGTCGAAATCGCCGTCGGCTACTTCGGCCTCCTCGGGAAACTCCGCTCGTTCCTCTCGCCGGTGGTCATCGCGCCCACCATCGCCCTCATCGGTCTCGCCCTGTTCAACACGCCGCAGGTCACGTCCGCCGGCGGCAACGTCTCCCTCCTCGCGTTGACGCTCCTCCTCATCGTCCTCTTCTCGCAGTACGTCGACACCGCCCACCGCGCCTTCCAACTGTTCCCCGTCCTCCTCGGCATCGTCGTCGCCTACCTCGTCGCCGCCGTCCTGTCGGTCACCGGCGTCTACGCGCCGGGAACGCCGGGCTACGTCGACCTCGGGTCGGTGCTTGCCGCGCCCGCCCTCATGCCCATCTTCCCCCTCCAGTGGGGCTTCGCGGGCGGCCCGTACGCGGTCACCGTCGGCCTCCCCCTCGTCGGGAAGGTGGCGTTCGGCGTCCCGCAGTTCACCTCGTCGTTCGTCATCGGCATGCTCGCGGGCGTCTGCGCGTCGATGATAGAGAGCCTCGGCGACTACCACGCCGTCGCCCGCCTCTCGGGCGTCGGGGCGCCCTCCGAGCGACGCATCAACCACGGCATCGGCATGGAGGGCATCATGAACGTCTTCTCGGGGCTGATGGGCGGGTCGGGGTCGACCTCCTACTCCGAGAACATCGGCGCCATCGGCCTCACCGGCGTCGCCTCGCGCTACGTCGTGCAGGTCGGCGCGGCGGTGATGCTGGTCGTCGGCTTCGTCGGCTACTTCGGCCAACTGGTCGCGACCATCCCCGACCCCATCGTCGGCGGCCTCTACATCGCCATGTTCGGGCAAATCGTCGCCGTCGGCCTCTCGAACCTGAAGTACGTGGACCTCGACTCCTCGCGGAACATCTTCGTCGTCGGCGTCGCCCTGTTCGTCGGCCTCGCCGTGCCGACCTACATGGGCAACGTCGGGTCCGCGGCGGCGTTTCAGGAGGGGATGCGCGGCGTCGCGTACCTCGGCCCCGTCCTCGGCACGCAGGTCGTCTCCTACACCGTCTTCGTCATCGGGTCGACGGGGATGGCCGTCGGCGGCCTGTTCGCGTTCCTCCTCGACAACACCATCGAGGGGACGCGCGAGGAACGCGGCTTGGAGGAGTGGGAGGAGTCCGCCGAGGCGGACGAGGACTTCGCCTCCGCCTACGACCGCTTCGTCCGCGGCGGCGAGACGAAGGGCGACTGA
- the cheB gene encoding chemotaxis-specific protein-glutamate methyltransferase CheB, with the protein MSPERVAVSAASGSNSADGTTRAVVVDDSRFMRTLIRTLLEDGGIDVVAEASDGAEAVETVGEHGPDVVTMDIEMPEMNGIEAVEAIMAKHPTPVLMLSAHAEDDADVTFEALDKGAVDFVTKPGGEVTSSMPRVKRELVEKVRSAAAVDLSATQRTKGNVGETAARRSPPKETATPAEPRDAGRSESAAPSRDDADADGSYPDVSTLVLGASTGGPNVVEQVLGDLPTAANLRIVVVQHMPEGFTGRFADRLDSRSAYDVREATDGDRIGVGEARVAPGGSHLVVDRDRGGRLSLKLTDTKPVHGVKPAIDLTMASAVETVDGPLAGVLLTGMGSDGVDGMGRIHEAGGHTVAQDEATSAIFGMPKRAIETGCVDVVAPAGDVASSILDGLTED; encoded by the coding sequence ATGTCACCGGAGCGGGTCGCAGTGAGCGCCGCATCGGGGTCGAACTCGGCGGACGGCACCACGCGCGCCGTCGTCGTCGACGACTCGCGGTTCATGCGAACGCTCATTCGCACCCTTCTGGAGGACGGGGGAATCGACGTGGTCGCCGAAGCGTCCGACGGCGCCGAAGCGGTCGAGACCGTCGGCGAGCACGGACCGGACGTGGTGACGATGGACATCGAGATGCCCGAGATGAACGGCATCGAGGCCGTCGAAGCCATCATGGCGAAGCATCCGACGCCGGTGTTGATGCTCTCGGCGCACGCCGAGGACGACGCCGACGTGACGTTCGAGGCACTCGACAAGGGGGCCGTCGACTTCGTCACGAAACCGGGCGGGGAGGTCACCTCGTCGATGCCCCGCGTCAAGCGCGAACTTGTCGAGAAGGTTCGCTCGGCCGCCGCGGTGGACCTCTCGGCCACCCAGCGGACCAAGGGGAACGTCGGCGAGACGGCGGCGCGCCGGAGTCCCCCGAAGGAGACGGCGACACCCGCCGAACCCCGCGACGCCGGGCGGAGCGAGTCGGCCGCGCCGTCGCGCGACGACGCCGACGCGGACGGGTCGTACCCCGACGTGTCCACGCTGGTCCTCGGCGCGTCCACGGGCGGGCCGAACGTGGTCGAACAGGTCCTCGGCGACCTGCCGACGGCCGCGAACCTCCGCATCGTCGTCGTCCAGCACATGCCGGAGGGGTTCACCGGCCGGTTCGCGGACCGCCTCGACTCGCGGTCGGCGTACGACGTGCGGGAGGCGACGGACGGCGACCGAATCGGCGTCGGCGAGGCGCGCGTCGCGCCCGGTGGGTCGCACCTCGTCGTCGACCGGGACCGCGGGGGTCGACTCTCGCTGAAACTGACGGACACCAAGCCCGTCCACGGTGTCAAACCCGCCATCGACCTCACGATGGCGTCCGCCGTCGAGACGGTCGACGGCCCGTTGGCCGGCGTCCTCCTCACGGGGATGGGAAGCGACGGGGTGGACGGGATGGGGCGCATCCACGAGGCGGGCGGCCACACGGTTGCACAGGACGAAGCGACGTCGGCTATCTTCGGGATGCCGAAGCGAGCCATCGAGACGGGGTGCGTAGACGTGGTCGCCCCCGCGGGAGACGTCGCGTCGAGCATTCTGGACGGACTCACGGAGGACTGA
- a CDS encoding metal-dependent hydrolase produces the protein MFRKGHYGVSLLVFAPVGFALVRLGRPDLAFVVGAAMLWLAMLPDVDHRLPGVPHRGPTHSLAFAALVGGGFALVGRAAASAGLGDVGLAAVAEGSVVVFGFLVGFLAVLAHLLADALTPAGVNFLWPLSGREYTVSLWRADNRLANYGLFGVGVFAVAGALTLAVTL, from the coding sequence ATGTTCCGCAAGGGCCACTACGGCGTCTCGCTGCTCGTCTTCGCGCCCGTCGGCTTCGCACTCGTCCGCCTCGGCCGCCCGGACCTCGCGTTCGTCGTCGGCGCGGCGATGCTGTGGCTGGCGATGCTGCCGGACGTTGACCACCGACTCCCCGGCGTCCCCCACCGGGGGCCGACGCACTCGTTGGCGTTCGCGGCCCTCGTCGGCGGCGGCTTCGCCCTCGTCGGACGCGCCGCGGCGTCCGCGGGCCTCGGCGACGTCGGCCTCGCGGCCGTCGCCGAGGGCAGCGTCGTCGTCTTCGGCTTCCTCGTCGGCTTCCTCGCCGTCCTCGCGCACCTCCTCGCGGACGCCCTCACGCCCGCGGGCGTGAACTTCCTCTGGCCGCTCTCCGGCCGCGAGTACACCGTCTCCCTGTGGCGGGCCGACAACCGACTCGCCAACTACGGGCTGTTCGGCGTCGGCGTCTTCGCCGTCGCGGGCGCCCTCACTCTCGCGGTCACGCTCTGA
- a CDS encoding mechanosensitive ion channel family protein, whose protein sequence is MYGPLSDALAGLSAAEATVGLLLVSLLAALGMEFVVLRAARRYVSHTDGAYDDIVLAELRLPVVVTAALTGVFLLSQVPAVRGSTLFSAAALDNFFGRPSLSVIVLVWAYAANRVVNRLVEEVNDRGGRFDFAPVFSNVWTLVVLLGGAATLLWLWNIEITPLLGAAGVAGIAVGFAAKDTVANFFGGIALYFDDTYKLGDFIVLDDGTSGSVVKVGIRSTTLLTRDELMVTVPNSVLNAAKITNESAPQRRRRIRVPLGVAYGTDVDAFEALAVEVADAESLVLDSPKPRMRFRRFGDSALEYELLCWVSAPTRRRRAQHELNRALYVAMTDAGVEIPYPKRDVTFTRAPPANAGGDGRTAVDAETEAETESDVEADERVAGVDD, encoded by the coding sequence ATGTACGGCCCCCTCTCGGATGCACTCGCGGGCCTGTCGGCCGCCGAGGCCACCGTCGGCCTCCTCCTCGTCTCCCTCCTCGCGGCCCTCGGCATGGAGTTCGTCGTCCTCCGGGCGGCGCGGCGCTACGTCAGCCACACGGACGGCGCCTACGACGACATCGTCCTCGCGGAGTTGCGCCTGCCGGTGGTCGTCACCGCCGCCCTCACCGGCGTGTTCCTCCTCTCGCAGGTGCCCGCGGTCAGGGGGTCGACGCTGTTCTCCGCCGCGGCGCTGGACAACTTCTTCGGCCGGCCGTCGCTGTCGGTCATCGTCCTCGTCTGGGCGTACGCGGCCAACCGCGTGGTGAACCGGCTGGTCGAGGAGGTGAACGACCGCGGCGGACGGTTCGACTTCGCGCCCGTCTTCTCGAACGTCTGGACGCTCGTCGTCCTCCTCGGCGGCGCGGCCACCCTGCTGTGGCTCTGGAACATCGAGATAACGCCGCTGCTCGGCGCGGCGGGCGTCGCCGGCATCGCCGTCGGCTTCGCCGCGAAGGACACCGTCGCCAACTTCTTCGGCGGCATCGCGCTCTACTTCGACGACACGTACAAACTGGGGGACTTCATCGTCCTCGACGACGGCACCTCGGGGTCGGTGGTGAAGGTGGGCATCCGGTCGACGACGCTCCTCACGCGCGACGAACTGATGGTGACCGTGCCGAACTCCGTGCTCAACGCCGCGAAGATAACGAACGAGTCCGCTCCGCAACGTCGTCGGCGCATCCGCGTCCCCCTCGGCGTCGCCTACGGCACGGACGTGGACGCCTTCGAAGCGCTCGCCGTCGAGGTGGCCGACGCCGAGTCGCTGGTGCTGGACTCGCCGAAACCCCGGATGCGCTTCCGCCGGTTCGGCGACTCCGCGCTGGAGTACGAACTGCTCTGCTGGGTGAGCGCACCGACGCGCCGCCGCCGCGCGCAGCACGAACTGAACCGCGCGCTCTACGTGGCGATGACCGACGCGGGCGTCGAGATACCGTACCCGAAGCGGGACGTGACGTTCACGCGAGCGCCCCCGGCGAACGCGGGCGGCGACGGCCGGACGGCCGTAGACGCGGAGACGGAGGCGGAGACGGAGAGCGACGTCGAGGCGGACGAACGGGTCGCGGGCGTCGACGACTGA
- a CDS encoding chemotaxis protein CheW, with protein MSQEPQTAAVPTADEADDESVREIQVLEFKLGDETYCVDIEYVSEIVDKGSLTAVPNAPDYVDGVMDLRGRTTSIVNPKALLNVDTGDGEAKRIVIFDSNKFEDDAAIGWLVDEVFQVVRVSMDEIEEPPLEKDDSIEGVIKRDGDLVIWISPVNAVAQH; from the coding sequence ATGTCGCAGGAACCACAGACCGCTGCCGTACCCACCGCAGACGAGGCGGACGACGAGTCAGTCCGAGAGATACAGGTGCTCGAGTTCAAACTCGGCGACGAGACGTACTGCGTCGACATCGAGTACGTCTCCGAAATCGTCGACAAGGGCTCGCTCACCGCCGTCCCGAACGCCCCCGACTACGTCGACGGCGTGATGGACCTCCGCGGGCGAACCACGTCCATCGTCAACCCGAAGGCGCTGTTGAACGTCGACACCGGCGACGGCGAGGCCAAGCGCATCGTCATCTTCGACTCGAACAAGTTCGAGGACGACGCCGCCATCGGCTGGCTCGTCGACGAGGTGTTCCAGGTCGTTCGCGTCTCGATGGACGAGATAGAGGAACCGCCGCTGGAGAAGGACGACTCCATCGAGGGCGTCATCAAGCGCGACGGCGACCTGGTCATCTGGATCTCGCCGGTGAACGCCGTCGCCCAGCACTAG
- a CDS encoding cold-shock protein: MAKGTVAFFNDTGGYGFIESEDSDEDVFFHMEDVGGPDLEEGQEVEFDIEQADKGPRAKNLQRL; this comes from the coding sequence ATGGCGAAAGGTACGGTTGCGTTCTTTAACGACACGGGCGGTTACGGATTTATCGAAAGCGAAGACTCTGACGAGGACGTTTTCTTCCACATGGAAGACGTCGGTGGCCCTGACCTCGAAGAGGGCCAGGAAGTCGAGTTCGACATCGAACAGGCCGACAAGGGTCCGCGAGCGAAGAACCTCCAGCGCCTGTAA
- a CDS encoding MFS transporter: MTQSHRTTDAWLYGWALGYAAVGAASLLVPLYAIDLGAGALLVSLIAATAAFAGVPGAILWGWLVSRTHRRRPFILVALGLTSAVLALTPLLSSPWTVLAANALLWFVVAAAAPVLNLVVVEGHQQHQWPVRFGLLNKYQGYGWLAGLVVGAGWSGVAGSAFGLSPLVAKRLFFVGAGLTALLGAFVVYLRYPERPRITERRFVRLLRHVQQNGFGGDRSTRAVPFGPGRVYWGLRSLRFGDDARRRLRSRLGTPIVRYLAAATLFFAAFSVFFGPLPAFLTDVGYGTDEVFVLFVVSSAASAVAYAPVGTLVARIDALRLQTSALVSRAILFPLVAVVGLGVAPPGGVVLVGALFAAIGLSWAVIAVTATGLVTNLAPEPIRSEALGAYTALGSLGGGVGSAVGGVVAGSVGYVAAFALAAVCLLASVAVVVRERTVRGI, translated from the coding sequence GTGACGCAGTCACATCGAACGACGGACGCGTGGCTGTACGGGTGGGCGCTGGGGTACGCCGCCGTCGGCGCGGCGTCGCTTCTGGTACCGCTGTACGCCATCGACCTGGGCGCGGGCGCGCTTCTCGTGAGTCTCATCGCCGCCACGGCGGCGTTCGCGGGCGTCCCGGGCGCGATTCTGTGGGGCTGGCTGGTCTCTCGGACGCACCGCCGACGGCCGTTCATCCTCGTCGCACTCGGCCTGACCAGCGCCGTCCTCGCTCTCACACCGTTGCTCTCCTCGCCGTGGACGGTGCTCGCCGCCAACGCCCTCCTGTGGTTCGTCGTCGCGGCGGCCGCCCCCGTGCTGAACCTCGTCGTCGTGGAGGGTCACCAGCAGCACCAGTGGCCGGTCCGTTTCGGGCTGTTGAACAAGTATCAGGGGTACGGCTGGCTCGCCGGCCTCGTCGTCGGCGCGGGGTGGTCCGGCGTCGCCGGGTCGGCGTTCGGGCTCTCTCCGCTGGTGGCCAAGCGCCTGTTCTTCGTCGGTGCGGGTCTCACGGCCCTCCTCGGGGCGTTCGTCGTCTACCTCCGCTACCCCGAACGGCCGCGCATCACCGAACGGCGGTTCGTCCGCCTCCTCCGCCACGTCCAGCAGAACGGGTTCGGCGGCGACCGGTCCACGCGCGCCGTCCCGTTCGGACCGGGGCGGGTGTACTGGGGACTGCGGTCGCTCAGGTTCGGCGACGACGCGCGGCGGCGCCTCCGAAGTCGGCTCGGCACCCCAATCGTCCGCTATCTGGCGGCAGCGACGCTGTTCTTCGCGGCCTTTTCGGTCTTCTTCGGACCGCTCCCGGCGTTCCTGACCGACGTGGGGTACGGCACCGACGAGGTGTTCGTCCTGTTCGTCGTCTCCTCGGCCGCCTCGGCCGTCGCGTACGCCCCCGTCGGGACGCTCGTCGCCCGCATCGACGCGCTCCGCCTCCAGACGAGCGCGCTGGTGTCGCGGGCGATACTGTTTCCCCTCGTCGCCGTCGTCGGCCTCGGCGTCGCGCCCCCGGGCGGAGTGGTCCTCGTCGGCGCGCTCTTCGCGGCCATCGGGCTCTCGTGGGCCGTCATCGCCGTCACGGCGACGGGACTGGTCACCAACCTCGCGCCCGAACCCATCCGGAGCGAGGCGCTCGGCGCGTACACGGCGCTCGGCAGTCTCGGCGGGGGCGTCGGGAGCGCCGTCGGCGGCGTCGTCGCCGGGAGCGTCGGCTACGTCGCCGCGTTCGCACTCGCTGCGGTCTGTCTCCTCGCGTCGGTGGCCGTCGTCGTCCGCGAGCGGACGGTTCGCGGCATCTGA
- a CDS encoding aldo/keto reductase, with translation MTDLDLPAMGFGTSGDETDDVWTDSVAEALNAGYRHVDTAQMYDNEAEVGAGIRRSEVDRDEVVLATKVHPDNLAPDDAKRTARESLDRLGVDRVDMLYVHWPTAAYDAAATLPAFDELREAGVTDYVCVSNFTPELLDEAREILDAPIAAHQVECHPLLPQEELRAYARAHGHHLVAYSPLGRGEILDHPVLADVADKHGVSTARVCLAWATAHDIVPIPKATGDHIADNLAAADLELDDEDLAAIDGIDERRRVIDPESAPWH, from the coding sequence ATGACAGACCTCGACCTCCCGGCGATGGGGTTCGGCACCTCCGGCGACGAGACGGACGACGTGTGGACCGACAGCGTCGCCGAGGCGCTGAACGCCGGCTACCGGCACGTCGACACCGCGCAGATGTACGACAACGAGGCCGAAGTCGGCGCGGGAATCCGACGGAGCGAGGTGGACCGCGACGAGGTGGTGCTGGCGACGAAGGTCCACCCGGACAACCTCGCGCCGGACGACGCGAAGCGGACGGCGCGGGAGAGTCTCGACCGCCTCGGCGTCGACCGGGTCGACATGCTGTACGTCCACTGGCCCACCGCGGCGTACGACGCCGCGGCGACGCTCCCGGCGTTCGACGAACTCCGCGAGGCGGGCGTGACCGACTACGTCTGCGTCAGCAACTTCACGCCCGAGTTGCTGGACGAGGCCCGCGAGATTCTCGACGCGCCCATCGCCGCCCACCAGGTGGAGTGCCATCCGCTCCTGCCGCAGGAGGAACTCAGGGCGTACGCGAGAGCGCACGGCCACCACCTCGTCGCCTACTCGCCGCTGGGTCGCGGGGAGATTCTCGACCACCCCGTCCTCGCGGACGTCGCCGACAAACACGGCGTCTCGACGGCGCGGGTGTGTCTCGCGTGGGCGACGGCGCACGATATCGTGCCCATCCCGAAGGCCACGGGCGACCACATCGCCGACAACCTCGCGGCGGCGGACCTCGAACTCGACGACGAGGACCTCGCGGCCATCGACGGCATCGACGAACGGCGGCGCGTCATCGACCCCGAGTCGGCCCCGTGGCACTGA
- a CDS encoding peroxidase-related enzyme (This protein belongs to a clade of uncharacterized proteins related to peroxidases such as the alkylhydroperoxidase AhpD.) has product MDDDAMTRFPVPDEDELPDDLRERIESETERAGFTPNVFSAFAYKPSHFRAFFDYHDALVEDTALDREEVEMIVVAVSGVNHCYYCNVAHGALVRIYAKDPTLADQLVANYRQADVSEKRMAMLDVAVKLTESPRDVTEADIDRLAEAGYSEEAIWDIASVTAFFNLSNRMAMFADMRPNDEFHTLGRESRE; this is encoded by the coding sequence CTGGACGACGACGCGATGACGCGATTCCCGGTGCCGGACGAAGACGAACTGCCCGACGACCTGCGGGAGCGAATCGAATCGGAGACCGAGCGCGCGGGGTTCACGCCGAACGTCTTCTCGGCGTTCGCGTACAAGCCGAGTCACTTCCGCGCGTTCTTCGACTACCACGACGCCCTCGTCGAGGACACCGCCCTCGACCGCGAGGAGGTGGAGATGATCGTCGTCGCCGTCTCGGGCGTCAATCACTGCTACTACTGCAACGTCGCCCACGGCGCACTCGTCCGCATCTACGCGAAGGACCCGACGCTGGCGGACCAACTCGTCGCCAACTACCGGCAGGCGGACGTCTCCGAGAAACGCATGGCGATGCTCGACGTGGCCGTGAAACTCACCGAGTCGCCCCGAGACGTGACCGAGGCGGACATCGACCGACTGGCCGAGGCGGGCTACTCCGAGGAGGCCATCTGGGACATCGCGTCGGTGACGGCCTTCTTCAACCTCTCGAACCGGATGGCGATGTTCGCCGACATGCGGCCGAACGACGAGTTCCACACGCTCGGTCGGGAGTCGCGGGAGTAG
- a CDS encoding arsenate-mycothiol transferase ArsC, whose amino-acid sequence MTSPTVAFVCVQNAGRSQMATAFAERERAERGLDVNVVTGGTRPADHVHENVVETMQEVEIDLSDRSPREVTFEEISESDYVITMGCSADDVCPAGWAGDNRDWDLTDPHGKDPEATAEIRDEIRGRVAAFFDELEREA is encoded by the coding sequence ATGACTAGCCCAACCGTGGCGTTCGTCTGCGTGCAGAACGCCGGACGGAGTCAGATGGCGACGGCGTTCGCCGAACGGGAGAGAGCGGAGCGCGGACTGGACGTGAACGTGGTCACCGGCGGGACGCGCCCGGCCGACCACGTCCACGAGAACGTCGTGGAGACGATGCAGGAGGTCGAAATCGACCTCTCCGACCGGTCGCCGCGGGAGGTGACGTTCGAGGAGATATCCGAGTCCGACTACGTGATAACGATGGGCTGTTCGGCCGACGACGTCTGCCCGGCCGGGTGGGCCGGCGACAACCGCGACTGGGACCTGACGGACCCCCACGGGAAGGACCCCGAGGCGACGGCGGAGATTCGCGACGAGATTCGCGGCCGCGTCGCCGCGTTCTTCGACGAGTTGGAACGCGAGGCGTAG
- a CDS encoding universal stress protein, translating to MYERILLPVDGSTGASEALYHAGEIAQWADGSVQLLYVADTARDSVTVVENDVVDALEQEGEEVIEEAASVLESLGVEYATDVVQGDPVSTIVEYADRYDYDVVVMPTQGERGLSEQLLGSVTEKVVRLCDRPVMTVRTGTERDLSFPYERILVPTDGSSAATYAAEHALDVAAALDATVHVLSVVDESLLGLDVRSALSEAEGEEAAEEAVENVALAAESREVEVVKHVERGSPYEAILDGVDETSADAIVMGTTGKRGVDRILLGSVAEKTIRTSPVPVVSVTESE from the coding sequence ATGTACGAACGTATCCTCCTGCCGGTGGACGGCAGCACCGGCGCGAGCGAGGCGCTGTACCACGCGGGCGAGATAGCGCAGTGGGCCGACGGGAGCGTCCAGTTGCTGTACGTCGCCGACACCGCGCGCGACAGCGTCACCGTCGTGGAGAACGACGTGGTGGACGCCCTCGAACAGGAGGGCGAGGAAGTCATCGAGGAGGCCGCGTCGGTGCTGGAGTCGCTGGGCGTCGAGTACGCGACGGACGTGGTGCAGGGCGACCCCGTCTCGACCATCGTCGAGTACGCCGACCGGTACGACTACGACGTGGTCGTCATGCCGACGCAGGGTGAGCGGGGCCTCTCAGAGCAGTTGCTCGGGAGCGTCACCGAGAAGGTGGTCCGCCTCTGCGACCGGCCGGTGATGACCGTCCGCACCGGCACCGAGCGGGACCTGTCGTTCCCGTACGAGCGCATCCTCGTCCCGACCGACGGCAGTTCCGCGGCGACGTACGCCGCCGAACACGCCCTCGACGTCGCCGCCGCCCTCGACGCCACCGTCCACGTCCTCTCCGTCGTGGACGAGTCGCTCCTCGGCCTCGACGTCCGCTCGGCGCTCTCGGAGGCCGAGGGCGAGGAGGCGGCCGAGGAGGCGGTGGAGAACGTCGCCCTCGCCGCCGAGTCCCGCGAGGTGGAGGTGGTGAAACACGTCGAACGCGGGTCGCCCTACGAGGCGATTCTCGACGGCGTTGACGAGACCAGTGCGGACGCCATCGTGATGGGAACTACCGGCAAGCGCGGCGTGGACCGCATTCTCCTCGGGAGCGTCGCCGAGAAGACGATACGCACCTCGCCGGTGCCGGTCGTCAGCGTCACCGAGAGCGAGTGA